Below is a genomic region from Candidatus Thermodiscus eudorianus.
AGCTATACAATGAATACCGGGAGACGATGATTAAGCTTAAGGAGCTAAAAGTGGCGAGAGAGCAGGGCATTAAGCTTGAACTAATTGAAAAGAAGAGACAGGAGATTAAAGAGAAGCTTGAGCGGGGAGAGTCACTGACGCTCGAAGAGTTAAAGATACTGTACGGCGAATTCTAACGCCGCCTCGGGAGGACAGCTGTCTGAGGTCCCGATATATTTAAGCCTAGCATTGTTTAAGATAACACGGGCCCGTTGGATAACGGTATTGTAGCCCTGGTGAACCGAGGAGTTGGATAAAAACGGCAAGAGGAAGCCGTTGATTCTAGTGATCGATATAGATGACGATATAGGGGAAATACTCGGGAAAAAAGTTATCATAGGTTATGATAATGTAAAGGAGGCTGTGATCGAATACGGCGGCAAGAGGCCGGAGGACGCTGATGTCAACGCCATGCTGGCTGGCTTGAAGCTTTACAGGGAGCTGGAGGAGCGGGGATATAACCCGGAGATAGCCGTCTTAGGGGGCCATAGAGTTGATAGCCTGGAGGCCCAGAGGAACATAAAACAAGAGGTCGCCAGGCTAGTTAATTCGATTAATGAGCCGGTAGAGTTTTATATAGTAAGTGATGGTGAGGACGAGTTCATAATATCCCAGTTGCTACACGAGTACGGCTCTATAGCTGGCTTCTACAGGGTTATAGTAGAGCAGCATCTGGGCATCGAGGGCGGCTATCTTCTCATACTGAGGTATCTCAAAAAAGCCGTGGAGGATCCGAGGTATTCGAGGTACCTAGTTGGGATACCCGGGATAGGGCTACTGGTTATTGGACTGACAGCGCTTTTTAACGTGGCATATCTCGCTCTAGAGCTGTTGGTACTCGTAGTTGGTTTTGCAATGATCATCAGGGGCTTTAACCTGGAGAAGCCCTTAGAGGATAGAATCAGCGGCTTATTGCAGGCTATATGGGAGAGGCCCTATTTCTACGCGGTTGGGCTCCTAATGTTCCTGCTCTTCTCGCTTACATCACTCTATACAATGTACCAGGCTATCGAGAAATACGGGTATACCATAAAGGCCGCAATCGAGATCTCAAAGACATCGATACCCATACTGTCTGCCGGTGTAATATCCTACCTGCTGATATCAAGGGTGTTCACGAAGGCAAGCCTAGGCAACTTAAACCTGTTCCACGAAGCCGCTGGCATGGTGGTAACGGTAGCAATCGCCCTGGCATTCTATAACATGGGTCTCTACATGGAGAGCGTGCCGTCCAACGAGGAAATCGCGCTGCACTCTTTCGTCGACAGTGGCTTCATCCAGTACGTGATTATCGGGACAGGCGTGGCCGCTTTAATAGAACTTGTGCGAAGAGTGGTATACAGAGAGTAGGACTACCGGCCGAAGTTCTTTGGAAGCATACTATACCACTTGAGCGCCTCGTCGATCTCCTTCCTGGTTAAATCAGGCCATAGAGTATCAGTCGCGTATAGCTCCGCATAGTCTGCCCTCAGTGGTAGGAAGCCGCTTAGCCTGGGGTACCCGCCTGTTCTAATGACTAGGTCCAGCCTGGGATGGACTAGGATGGATGAGGGGGTGTATCCCTTCTCTGCCGCCTCTATCTCGTACTCCCCCGAGTAGCAGTATAGTATCGTCACTGTATAGGGCGTGTGCCAGCGTGTCTTCATCATGATCCTAAATGCTTCGTCCTTTATCTCGTTGCCCACCAGCTGCGGCTTCCCCAAAACCACTATACGGGCTTTTCCGCTCTTCACCTTATTGTGGTTGAGGACGCGTTCAAATGCTATCCTAGAGATCTTCTTTAGGATCTCGATTTCCAGCCTCGATCTCCTTCTGCAGTTATCCAGGCTCATTGCGAATACCGTAATATACCCCACTCCTCTATCGGAGAGGTAGTCAACTGCATCCATTAGGACGTCGAGGCCCCTTAGATACGCTGAGTAAAGGTCGACGCCGTTCCTCTGAGCCCATCTCCTATTGCCATCTGGTATCAGGCCTACGTGATTCGGCAACACCATAGCGGCCACCATCGAGTCGAGTTAGCGATCCCACCTGGAACCGTTCCCAATTACACCCGACGGGAGGGATAATAATAATTCTTCGCAGCGTCTCTCCCTTTGGAAAGGGTCGGTCTATAGTGCAGGGAAAGATCTGCGGGTACAAGGCTAGAGTCGCCGTTGCAACTAAGAACAGCGTCAAGCTCAGGGCCGTCGAGAAAGCCTTCAAGAGGTATTGCAACGTTAACAGTGTCGTCTCCGTCGACCCGCCCCCTATCAGCAAGCAACCGCATGGTGCCTTGGACGTAGTAGCCGGTGCCTTAGCTAGGGCTGAGAGAGCTTATTCCGAGGGGGATTTTGGGGTTGGGATAGAGGCTGGGCCGATAGAATTCTATGCTTCCCATGGCTACATTGAAACCCAGATTGCAGTAGTCATAGGACCAGGTAACCGGGTTAGCGTTGGCCTCAGTCCCTCCTTTGAGGTGCCTCAGATGGTTGTCGATGGCATGCTAGATGGAGTCGAGTTAGCTGAACTCGTCCCGGTCAAGCGGCGAGGAGATATCGGCGAGGGAGTTGGCTATATAGGGATCGTAACTCGCGGCTATATAACAAGGCAGGATCTGACAGAGGCAGCCGTGGTAATGGCCCTCGCCCCGTGGATTGGAGGCTTTCACTACGAACTACAGACTATTGAAGAATTAAAAAGAAAAGTTTTATACAGTACCCGATAAAACGGCATTAACCCTTTAAAGCAGTCCATGCTCCCGAGTTCCATGGCTACAGGAGAGGTGTAGGCGTAGATGGGAGTCTACCAATGGCGCGACCACAAGAAACCAAGTGGAGCTAAGAAGAACTGGTACTACAAGGTTAAGAGGAAGTATGCTATGGGCAGATTCTTCATCCCAGCCGTACTATCTTCTAGCGAGGAACGAAAACTGATCCGAGCCCGTGGAGGTAATTTCAAGGTAAGAGCAAGGAAAGTTGCCTACGCCATCGTATCTGATCCTGAGAAAGGGGTCTCGAAGAAGGCTAGAATCCTGAGGGTGCTAGAGACTCCTGCGAACAGGGAGTACGCCAGGCGTCAGATAATAGTTAAAGGAGCCATCATAGAGACCACAGAGGGTAAAGCTGTTGTCACGTCCAGGCCAGGGCAGGACGGCGTTATAAACGCGGTGCTCCTCAAGGAGAAGTAATGGTGTCCTCCCTTTGAGTAGAGACTACAAGGGGAGGTACACGGTAGTTTATCCCTCCTATATTGATAGGCGACTCCCCAGACGGCTTGGTAGGAAGATTCCCCGGGAGCTTGCAGTCCCGGGTCCACGCCTAGAGGAAATATATGAGGCGGCTAAGGAGCTTGGGCTAGAGCCTATCGTCGACGAGAATGCCTCGTACCCGCGTACATGGTTCCACGAGAGGGGTAGGGTTATCGTTATAAAAAAATACAGTAAACTAGATATATTGAAAAATATATCTAGATATATTAATAACAGGAGAAAGAGGAGTAAGCGTATATAACATAATATAAGCGCTAGACCCGGTATACCACGGCTATTCCGTCAAATAGACTCCCAACCGTTCTCGAATATAAAGCGGGTCCCCCCACCGCCTCCAACCGGTGGGCCGGTTGGAAACCAGGAAACTACTGCTGGGTAGCGTAGCTGCGGTGACCCGATCAGGATATATAATAGTAGAAATAAATAATCCAAATATGAGAATAAAGATCGGTGGACGAGTCGAAGACGGTAAAGGCGTTGAAATAGGCAAAATAATAGACTTGATCGGAAACATAGAGAAGCCCTACGCTGTGATCAAACCAGCAAAGGAAACAAGCATCCCAAGCAAAGGAGACCAGGTATACATGATACTCCAAAGGAGGCGGAAGGGGGGTAAAAGGAGGAAGGGTGGAGCGAGGAGTGCACGCAGAGGAGAGAAAACCAGAGGAGTGCACGCAGGAAGATATCATAGTCACTCCCGAAGGGATAAGGGTATGCGCAAAAGACGGTAGGGTCCTGAGCAGCGTCGACTTCGATGATAGGCCCGAGTGGAGAACATTCCCTAAAAAGGGGGAATCGAAGGGGCTCCAAAGGAGTTCTAGGCCCCTAACGTTCTCGTACCACAACGCTGGCGTTGGAGCGGAACTAAAGATAAGGAGGAAGAGGGGGTTCAGCAGGTCCTCGGCTAGGCTAGTCAACGCCAGAAGGGGCTTCTACAGGGTATCGGCCTCGCGGAGGGAGAGAGCTCAGATAGAGACTTTTACTCTAATGCACAGGATAGTGGGCCAACTCGATATACCTAAGTACGCCTCTGTAACAGAGGTCGCTGGACGGATCATAAAGAGATACCTTGAGATGAGGCGTGCCGAAGGCGAGATGGCGAATAAGACTACTATAATAAACTCAAGGGAGAAGCTGGCCCTCGTCATCGCGGCGGTTAGAAAGGCCCTGGCTCTGCATAACCTCCCCGTAGGAGAGAGTGAGTTGTACGAAGCCGCCGCCAATGAGGCCCCCGAGGCGAGGTCGCCGAGCTTCAAACGGTATGTGTGGAAGATTATGACTAAGATAAATAGTTACGGGATCGTGCCCCCGGTCCACTATAGCTACTCCAGTATATCCGGGGTCCAGAACCGGTTGAAGAGAATCGACCGTTATATCATAAGGCTTCTCGACGAGCTAGACCTACCGATGACGCTTAGACTCCCGGCGAACAAATTCCTCGAAACGGTCATGAAGACCGGTAAAAGCCTCTACGGCAGGAAGCCTGAAGCCATAGCGGCGGCCGTGGTATACCTTATAGCTAGGCTACATGGATTTGAACACGTAACTCAGAAGACCGTCGCTAACGTCTATAAGCTGAGTGAGGCTAATGTTAGGAAGACCTTCCGATACCTACTAGAGGATACAGTTATAATAGTTGGCGTGTAAACCTCTCCGACAACAACCCCTAATATGCCCTGAAAGAGGACTAGCTCCTAGGGCGATGTGCGGGATAGATATATAGGCCGTATAACCATATACTTATCAATACGGCCGCAGGCCAGCTTAAAGAATCCAATAACGCCCCTGTATGGAAGGTGTGGCGAGAGATTGGCTGGAATCGGCGAGCTGGAGAAGAAGGCCCTCGAACTGATTGAAAATAGTGAGGGTGGCGTTCTTCAAAGCGATCTATGGAAGATGTTAGGCCTGGATAGTCGCGAGGGCTCCAGGCTGGTCCTGAGGCTGGTTAAGAAGGGCTTAGTTAAGCGTGAACAGGTCTCTGTAAAAGGCCGTAGAACGTATAAGCTAACGCTTGCAAAGACCGTGGCTGAACCGGTTACAATAAAGATAGACATATCGAGTATACTCGATATACCATGCACTACATGTCCTTATATAAACGAGTGCGGGCCGAAGAACTTTCACGATCCAGCCACATGCCCCTTCCTGGAAGCCTGGATCTCGTATAGGCTCAGGGAGGGTAAGAGGCCTATACGGAGGCCAGCAAAAGTTTAACAAGGCTAGCGTACGGGGCGCTCGTCCTGATAGCTATCGGGGAATAATGACTCCTACACACTGCGTGGCCCTCAGATCTTAGCAGGCTTACCAGCTTGTCTATAGGGGGCATGCTCTTCCGGGCGAAGGATGCTATTTGGTCGATAGAGACGTGTAGGATTCGATCTTCCAGGCTCGACTCGCATTCCAGTAACCCAAGGAGTCTGAGGCCCCTCTCTACTGTGGCTAGGTATCTTCGTTCCTTCAATTCTTTGATGGCCTCTCTTATAAACGAGGCGTTATTCATCGACGAGATCCATAGAGGGCCTATTCTCTCTGGCCTCGAATAGGATATGCATGCTGGGGGTTCCTCTAATATGTAGGTTCTTTTATCTCCCCTACAGTAGTGGGCGTGGCCGATGCTGTTCTCTAGCATCTTGTCCGCCTTCCGGGCGCCTCTCCTCACAATCACATATGCTCTGAAGTAATGGTCCGCGTAGTATGAGAGTACTGGTTCGATATACTTATCATGGGAAGCGGCTACACGGGCTATGTAGCCTAGGAGGATCCTTAACCCTATCTCTTTGGATTCTGGAGCTTTCACTAGGTCGACGCCATACCTCCGCCTGGCCGCCCTCCTCTTAGACCCCTCTAGGACTGCTAAGTCGGTCGCCGTAACAGCGAGCAGGCCATAGTTACCGATGACAGACAGCGCCGCGTCGAGGTATGGAGCCGGACTGCCGAAGGGATCTATGTCTATGACGAGGGGAGGCTTCTCTAGCAGGCTGCGCGTAGCTAGTAGTAGCTCCCTAGCGTCCAGCCAATAGACCCTGGCTCTCCCGGCTAGCTTGTTTAAATTAATGTTTCTACCGGTTATCTCCACTGCACACCCGTCTATATCCCCCATGACAACCCTGTGTGGCCCCTCCACTTCCAGCGCGTACCTGACCCCCCTGACTCCCGTCGCTGTTAGGGGCTCAACTATGATAAACTCTGGCAGAGGCGCTAGTAGCCTGGCATAGGCTGCTATGGCTACGACGCTTAGATCCCTGTTGAAAACCATTCTTGGATTGTAGAAGACCTCCAGCCATGCTGGTTCGAGGCCGTGAGGCGCTATAGCCCTATCCAGGTCTGGAACGTATATCAGGGCTTTCCCTTCCCTTATCAGAGAGTTTGCAGCACAGGCTTTCTGCAACCGCATGCACCTCTTTAAGCAACCTATCCCTGTTCTCTGGGGTGACCTCGATTATCGTAGAGTTAGCTGCGACTAGACTATAGACTGTTGGATCCCTTACCCTGAGCTTCCTATGAACAACGCCTACAAGGGACTTATCCGATTTCAAGACGCTTATTATAGCCTCCCGTAGTTCTTCGACCACAAGCTCCATGGGGCCGATCTCATCAACTACGATAACATCTGCCTCCACAAGAGCCCTCTTGAGGGCTTCCACCCCGATTTCCACTACGTCCCTCCGTACGACGCCGTACCGGCCTATACGCTGCCCTGGATAGCCCTTCTTAGCCAGCCATCCGCTCCTCCCGGTGGCGGCATCCACGATCTTGAATCCTATGCGCGTCCCAGTCCCCGACCGTACCTCTGGAGCAAATATACCGCCTATCCTACAATCCGAGTCGGCTAGAACGTCGACTATCCTCTTGACTATAGTACTCTTACCGGTACCAGGGTTCCCCGTGTAGAATATTCTACGCGCGGCGCACGGTCTCATAACTGCTCCCTGTTCGATCTGGTTAAACGCTTTACAAACTCTACCAACTCGTTTGATGTGATTACGGTAACGTCTTCCTTCTCAAGCTCTCTAGCGGTCCTCGCGTCATCAACGACAACGGCTTTATCGTCTATGTTTAGGACGTCGGCCATCTTACTCATGTAGACAGACTTCTCATAGAGGGTTTTCACGCTCTCCCTCTTACCCTGGACCGTGAAAACGACTCTTGCATCGTTTATAGATCCACCTATGTCTATCGCCGTCCTCTTTACATGAACAACCCTAAACCCCGCCTCCACCAGCCTCGACGCGGTCTCTTCTTCGAGCTTTGTATCAAAGGGCTTCAGAAGCCTTGGTTCTGGCAGGTTCGTTGCCTCGAACACGTCGCAGGGAGCTACAACCTCCTCTCCGAGTATCTTGATCAGCTTCTCGGCCCTGTCAATACTGGGGTCTAGCTTGCCCCTTTCGTAGTCGTACACAGCTTTCCTAGAAGTGTTCAACGCGGCTGCTAGGTCCCCTAGGCTGAAGCCCTTCTCAAGACGCTTCTCTCTAAGCTTGACTGGGTTGACCCTGACCTTGTAGCTCCCCCTTGACTCGAAGACGTAGACAGGCTCCCTTCCGCTGAGTAGGCCTTCGAGAGTCTCAGGCGAGATCACTTTGACCCCGCTCTTCTCATAGGCCACTCCCTCGACGAGCTCCACACCCTCTTTATCCTTGGCTATCATGATGGGGGCCGAATCTAGTACCGAGGCGAGGAATAGGAGTTCCTGTACCTCACTCTTGGGTATTTCCGCGACATCTCTAGCTACTTTGACTAGCAAACGCTTACCTCCAGGTAGTCTCACGGCTAGGTCGATGCTCCTCCTCTCCATGCTCCTAGGGTACTCTAGTACTGCCACCTCCTCGGCGTAACGGTAGAGTATCGCTAGGGTCCTGTATAGTATATCTTTAGCCTCTAGCTTCATAATCCATTATTCCCCGTATGGATACTATAGTGCCTGGAGGGGAGTT
It encodes:
- a CDS encoding NTPase → MRPCAARRIFYTGNPGTGKSTIVKRIVDVLADSDCRIGGIFAPEVRSGTGTRIGFKIVDAATGRSGWLAKKGYPGQRIGRYGVVRRDVVEIGVEALKRALVEADVIVVDEIGPMELVVEELREAIISVLKSDKSLVGVVHRKLRVRDPTVYSLVAANSTIIEVTPENRDRLLKEVHAVAESLCCKLSDKGRESPDIRSRPG
- a CDS encoding undecaprenyl diphosphate synthase family protein translates to MVLPNHVGLIPDGNRRWAQRNGVDLYSAYLRGLDVLMDAVDYLSDRGVGYITVFAMSLDNCRRRSRLEIEILKKISRIAFERVLNHNKVKSGKARIVVLGKPQLVGNEIKDEAFRIMMKTRWHTPYTVTILYCYSGEYEIEAAEKGYTPSSILVHPRLDLVIRTGGYPRLSGFLPLRADYAELYATDTLWPDLTRKEIDEALKWYSMLPKNFGR
- a CDS encoding tRNA (guanine(26)-N(2))-dimethyltransferase, coding for MQKACAANSLIREGKALIYVPDLDRAIAPHGLEPAWLEVFYNPRMVFNRDLSVVAIAAYARLLAPLPEFIIVEPLTATGVRGVRYALEVEGPHRVVMGDIDGCAVEITGRNINLNKLAGRARVYWLDARELLLATRSLLEKPPLVIDIDPFGSPAPYLDAALSVIGNYGLLAVTATDLAVLEGSKRRAARRRYGVDLVKAPESKEIGLRILLGYIARVAASHDKYIEPVLSYYADHYFRAYVIVRRGARKADKMLENSIGHAHYCRGDKRTYILEEPPACISYSRPERIGPLWISSMNNASFIREAIKELKERRYLATVERGLRLLGLLECESSLEDRILHVSIDQIASFARKSMPPIDKLVSLLRSEGHAVCRSHYSPIAIRTSAPYASLVKLLLASV
- a CDS encoding Lrp/AsnC family transcriptional regulator, whose translation is MAGIGELEKKALELIENSEGGVLQSDLWKMLGLDSREGSRLVLRLVKKGLVKREQVSVKGRRTYKLTLAKTVAEPVTIKIDISSILDIPCTTCPYINECGPKNFHDPATCPFLEAWISYRLREGKRPIRRPAKV
- a CDS encoding DUF373 family protein, which produces MDKNGKRKPLILVIDIDDDIGEILGKKVIIGYDNVKEAVIEYGGKRPEDADVNAMLAGLKLYRELEERGYNPEIAVLGGHRVDSLEAQRNIKQEVARLVNSINEPVEFYIVSDGEDEFIISQLLHEYGSIAGFYRVIVEQHLGIEGGYLLILRYLKKAVEDPRYSRYLVGIPGIGLLVIGLTALFNVAYLALELLVLVVGFAMIIRGFNLEKPLEDRISGLLQAIWERPYFYAVGLLMFLLFSLTSLYTMYQAIEKYGYTIKAAIEISKTSIPILSAGVISYLLISRVFTKASLGNLNLFHEAAGMVVTVAIALAFYNMGLYMESVPSNEEIALHSFVDSGFIQYVIIGTGVAALIELVRRVVYRE
- a CDS encoding DUF84 family protein; the encoded protein is MQGKICGYKARVAVATKNSVKLRAVEKAFKRYCNVNSVVSVDPPPISKQPHGALDVVAGALARAERAYSEGDFGVGIEAGPIEFYASHGYIETQIAVVIGPGNRVSVGLSPSFEVPQMVVDGMLDGVELAELVPVKRRGDIGEGVGYIGIVTRGYITRQDLTEAAVVMALAPWIGGFHYELQTIEELKRKVLYSTR
- a CDS encoding 30S ribosomal protein S8e, with amino-acid sequence MGVYQWRDHKKPSGAKKNWYYKVKRKYAMGRFFIPAVLSSSEERKLIRARGGNFKVRARKVAYAIVSDPEKGVSKKARILRVLETPANREYARRQIIVKGAIIETTEGKAVVTSRPGQDGVINAVLLKEK
- a CDS encoding helix-turn-helix domain-containing protein, whose protein sequence is MKLEAKDILYRTLAILYRYAEEVAVLEYPRSMERRSIDLAVRLPGGKRLLVKVARDVAEIPKSEVQELLFLASVLDSAPIMIAKDKEGVELVEGVAYEKSGVKVISPETLEGLLSGREPVYVFESRGSYKVRVNPVKLREKRLEKGFSLGDLAAALNTSRKAVYDYERGKLDPSIDRAEKLIKILGEEVVAPCDVFEATNLPEPRLLKPFDTKLEEETASRLVEAGFRVVHVKRTAIDIGGSINDARVVFTVQGKRESVKTLYEKSVYMSKMADVLNIDDKAVVVDDARTARELEKEDVTVITSNELVEFVKRLTRSNREQL
- a CDS encoding signal recognition particle protein Srp19 (binds to 7S RNA to mediate binding of the signal recognition particle protein Srp54), with translation MSRDYKGRYTVVYPSYIDRRLPRRLGRKIPRELAVPGPRLEEIYEAAKELGLEPIVDENASYPRTWFHERGRVIVIKKYSKLDILKNISRYINNRRKRSKRI